The Thiovulum sp. ES genomic interval GTTTGGATCATTCCGCGAAGAATTTCCAGTTCCAACAGCAATTTTGTCGATTTCGTCAATAAAAATAATTCCCTCTTCTTGAGTTTTTCGGACAGCTTCTCTCTTTATCTCCTCTTTGTCAAGAACAGAATCGATAGCTTCATTTTTGAGAATATCTTTTGCATCTTTTACAGAAACCTCTCGTTTCTCTTTTTTTCCGCCGAGAGAATCAAACATAGAACCAAGAGACTCTTGAATTTTTATAATTTCAACATGACCGCCTTCTTCGTTTCCGCCAAATGGAGAAGCTTTTGAAATCTCAATTTCAATTCGTCGCTCGTCCATATCGCCGTTGATGACTTTTATCATCATTTTTTCTCGCTGTTGTAAATATGTCTCTTCGGAAATTGTAGAAAATTTTGGTGGTTTTGGAAGCAATTTATCGACAATTTTATTTACAATATATTTTTCAACTTCTTCTTTGCTTTTTTCCTGAAAATCATTCATCACCATATTGTAAGAGAAGTGAGTTAAATCCCGAACCATAGATTCAACATCTCGACCGACATATCCAACTTCAGTATATTTTGAAGCCTCGATTTTAATAAAAGGGAAATTCATGATTTTTGCAAGTCGTCGAGCAATTTCAGTTTTACCAACACCAGTAGAACCAATCATCAAGATATTCTTAGGCATAACCTCTTCTTGCAATTCAGTTGCTAATTGCATTCGTCGGTATCTTGTTCGTAAAGCAAGTGCAATTGTTCTTTTTGCTCCACTTTGTCCAATCACATATTCGTCTAAATAGGAAACAATCTCTTTTGGAGTAGCACTTTTTGGATCAATCATTATTATCTACTTTTTCATAAAATTGTAACTTATTAATTTCCGAGATTTTGATTGTGCTGGAATTCAGGAACAATATTTTTTAAAATCTCTAATTTTCTGACCTCATCGGCAAATAGCATTTTTGAAATATCTTTTTGAAGTTGTCGAAAATCAATTTTTGTCGGTTCAGTAACAAAGATAGATTCATATTTTGTTTTCATTTCCGCATCTGAAATTAAAAGTTCTTCAAATTTTTTCTCACCAGGTCTCAAGCCGATAAACTCAATTTGCAAAGACTCTTTTCCATAGAGCTTTTTCATTTTTTCAGCTAAATCAACAATTTTAACAGGCTCACCCATATCAAGAATAAAAATCTCTCCTCCCTGTGAAACTGTTCCTGTTTGTAAAACCAATTGACAAGCCTCCGACACAAGCATAAAATATCGAGTAATGTCTGGGTGTGTAACTGTAATTGGCTGATTATTTTCAATAAGTTTTTTGAATTTTGGAATTACAGAACCACTACTACCTAGAACATTCCCAAATCTAACAGCCCCAATTTCACTATTTCCGCTATCTACATTTTGGGCATAAAGTTCAACAACTCTTTTTGTCGCACCCATCACATTTGTCGGTCGTACAGCTTTGTCAGTCGAAATAATTACAACTTTTGGAACTTCGTATTCAATTGCCAAATCAATCACGTTTATCGAACCAAAGATATTGTTTTCAATTGCCGAACCAATATTTTCTTCACAAAGCGGAACATGTTTATAAGCTGCTGAATGTAAAACTAAATCAATTTCATTTGCCTGAAAAACTTTTTCCAAATCATCTCGATTCACAATATTTAGAAGATAGTTTTTGTGTTTGGAATTTTTTAGATTTTCTCCAATTTGATACAAATTATATTCGCTGTGGTCGAGTAGAAGAATTTCATCTGCACCAAATTTTTCAACCTGTTTTGAAAGTTCGCTACCAATTGAGCCACCTGCACCAGTAATTAAGATTCGTTTCCCCTCGATAAATTTTTGAATCGCTTCCAAATCTAAATCTTTTGGATGTCGTGCAAGTAAATCTTCAATCGAAACATTTTTTATTTTGTTACTAATTGGAGAAGCAACTTTAAAATCAGAAACACCTAAATTCTTTAGGTTCTCAAAAAGTGCATCAAGCGATGAGGTCTCTTTTGTAACAATCACCGATTTTATTCCGTAATTTGTTACGACTTTCTCCAAATTTTCTATTCCATAAACTTTGAGATTTGAAATGTAATTGTTTATTTTTTTGCTATCTTTTTTTAAATCTAGAATTGCAACTGGAGAGTATGGAATTTTTCCACGACGAGCTTTTTTGATGATAAAATCGACACCTTCATCAACTCCAATAATTAGTGTTGGATTTGAAACTTCAGGAATCCTATTTTCAAAATATAGTCGTCGCCCCATTCTTAAAATTGCAATTATTCCAAGTGAAAGTGCAAAATCAATAATAATTACACTTTTTGGAATTGGCAATAGAAAATCTATTTTGTAAAAATTTAGCGATGTTAAAACAATTGCTGTAAAAATTCCATATGAAAAAATATGTGCTTTTATAATATTTAAAATATCTTGAAGCGAAACGAGTCGCCAAATTAAAAAATAGACTCGGAACATATACAGGAAAATAAATTTTAATATAAAAATTGTTGCAAAAATTGTTGGAATCTTTTCAATCATCGAACTTGGAATATCCAAATTGAATCGAAGTAAATAAGCTGAATATAGTGTTATTGCAGAAATTATTAAATCAAAAAATAGGAAAAAAATTATACGGGATTTCATAAGAAAGAAAAAGCCTTTTAAAAAAGAGAATTATTAACAATTTTACAATATTACGGTTTTAATTATGTTGTTTTTTTATCTGGATATTTTGGTTTTGTGGGGTTTCGGGACAAAAGCCCGAAAAAAAGAAAAATTATCTTAGCAAGAGTAAGTAGATTTGATCTCAAATGCTGTTGGTCGAGCTTCGTCTGGCCAAACTTGAGTTTCAAATTTATAACTTTGGTAAGTGTCGATGAAATCTTCACTCATAACTGGTTTTAAGAATTCATTGCTTCTGATAAGGGACTCAAGAGAACCTCGAAGTGTATGAGGCATTTGCTCAATTCCTCTTTGTCTGATTTCTTTAAGACTCAATTCAAATAAGTCGTCTTCCATTGGACCAACAGGTTTAATTTGGTTTTTAATTCCGTCAAGACCAGCAAGAAGAATAGAAACAAATGCAAGGTAAGGGTTTGCAGAACTATCAGGGAATCTGAATTCAGCTCTTTTTGCTTTTGGAGATTTAACGAAAGGAATTCGGCAAGATGCACTTCTGTTTTGAGCTGAAAAAGTCAAGATACTTGGAGCTTCAAATCCAGGAACAAGTCTTTTGAAAGAGTTTGTTGAT includes:
- a CDS encoding putative nucleoside-diphosphate sugar epimerase (PFAM: Polysaccharide biosynthesis protein), translating into MKSRIIFFLFFDLIISAITLYSAYLLRFNLDIPSSMIEKIPTIFATIFILKFIFLYMFRVYFLIWRLVSLQDILNIIKAHIFSYGIFTAIVLTSLNFYKIDFLLPIPKSVIIIDFALSLGIIAILRMGRRLYFENRIPEVSNPTLIIGVDEGVDFIIKKARRGKIPYSPVAILDLKKDSKKINNYISNLKVYGIENLEKVVTNYGIKSVIVTKETSSLDALFENLKNLGVSDFKVASPISNKIKNVSIEDLLARHPKDLDLEAIQKFIEGKRILITGAGGSIGSELSKQVEKFGADEILLLDHSEYNLYQIGENLKNSKHKNYLLNIVNRDDLEKVFQANEIDLVLHSAAYKHVPLCEENIGSAIENNIFGSINVIDLAIEYEVPKVVIISTDKAVRPTNVMGATKRVVELYAQNVDSGNSEIGAVRFGNVLGSSGSVIPKFKKLIENNQPITVTHPDITRYFMLVSEACQLVLQTGTVSQGGEIFILDMGEPVKIVDLAEKMKKLYGKESLQIEFIGLRPGEKKFEELLISDAEMKTKYESIFVTEPTKIDFRQLQKDISKMLFADEVRKLEILKNIVPEFQHNQNLGN
- a CDS encoding ATP-dependent protease HslVU, ATPase subunit (PFAM: AAA domain (Cdc48 subfamily); C-terminal, D2-small domain, of ClpB protein~TIGRFAM: ATP-dependent protease HslVU, ATPase subunit) — protein: MIDPKSATPKEIVSYLDEYVIGQSGAKRTIALALRTRYRRMQLATELQEEVMPKNILMIGSTGVGKTEIARRLAKIMNFPFIKIEASKYTEVGYVGRDVESMVRDLTHFSYNMVMNDFQEKSKEEVEKYIVNKIVDKLLPKPPKFSTISEETYLQQREKMMIKVINGDMDERRIEIEISKASPFGGNEEGGHVEIIKIQESLGSMFDSLGGKKEKREVSVKDAKDILKNEAIDSVLDKEEIKREAVRKTQEEGIIFIDEIDKIAVGTGNSSRNDPNKEGVQRDLLPIVEGSVVNTKYGQVKTDHILFISAGAFHLSKPSDLIPELQGRFPLRVELESLTETTLYKILTQPKNSLLKQYQALLGVENVELEFSDESIQALAKISQQANEKSEDIGARRLHTVIEKVLEPISFEAETHSGTKVTVTKEMVETELKEFYENEDIAHYIL